The genomic window agtctgctaaatgactccctactgtcagtctctctggataagagagtctactaaatgactccctactgtcagtctctctggataagagagtctactaaatgactccctactgtcagtctctctggataagagtctgttaaatgactccctactgtaaatctctctggataagagtctgttaaatgactccctactgtcagtctctctggataagagagtctactaaatgactcaaatgtaaatgtcacAGGTTCAAATCTTGCGGatgcttttaattttttatttttaaagagGGTATATTTATAGCCCTGGTTACACCTCACATTAACATGTGGTTTCTCCTGATCTGATCGAAGTGATCCAATCCAAACCCGTTTTAAAGTTTGCCGCATCTACACTTGGTATTGTGTCTGAATCCCAAtaatctctccatcctcctgcACTTTGCATTCACTCCTCTACACACATTGCAAAACATTGGAGTGGTGTAGGCATGACTTGGAGCAAGTTTCCATGTCGTTAAACAGACTGGCTAAAATAAACCAAAACAGACTGGCTAAAATAAACCAAAACAGACTTTGCTGGCTAAACCGAAACAGACTTCATATGAGTGAAATAGACTGGCTAAACCAAAACAGATTGGCTTGGATGTCAATTGGATTTCCTTGAGTCCTCTCATCGCCTCCTCGAAACTCATTGGACGAGAAGATCGGAACAGGGAGGGATCCTAAAATCCACGTAGgaaagtgaacaagtgcacacttttgGGAGAAAGGGGAGATAATTGGGAAAGACGCAGTGAGTTTTTCTAGTCAGAGTACAGCAACACTGTCCTACAGTCTCCAAACAGCAAACTAAATACTGTTAAATAAGTCCTTTTTTAATTACAATTGGATATAAAGCATTTGGTGGTAAACAGTCAGACAGGAAACATATAGCACTTCCACTACCAAGGGGCAGTTTCCCAGTCATAGgtcaaatcaaatatattcataaagcccttcgtacatcagctgatatctcaaagtgctgtacagaaacccagcctaaaaccccaaacagcaagcaatgcaggtgtagaagcacggtggttaggaaaaactccctagaaaggccaaaacctaggctCATCATGGACTAAACTGTTTAAATCCAGCCGGGTCTGGGAAACTGGACCTCGGGGTGGTGAGACAAGGAGAACAGTTCAGTGACATTCTTCAGATTCTTGTTAAAGTCGtggcagtacatgttgagtggtAAGAGATTCCTGCGTTCGCTGTCTGCCAGAGAGGTAAATTTTTTTGGGGGCTGAGAGCTGGTGGGGTTTAGTTTTTGGCCGGCGTGACAGCGGAGGTGGTTTTGACAGTCTTCTTCATGTGGTGGTAGTTGGGGAGGATCTTCATCAGGAAGTCGAGCTGAAGAGTCTGAGGCtgcagaacacaaacacacaaagacatgttGCTCCTCACTGCTAACGAGGAAACAGTGGATGGACTGGCTCTTTGGTTAAAACAAGTGCAGAAAGACAAAGCTCCATAGACTAGTGATCTACGGGTCTGTGTGTATAAGACAcaacctcagtgtgtgtgtgtacctgtgtgtgtgtgtacctgtgtgtgtgtgtgtacctgtggtcGCTCTGTCTGCACACGTCTCTGACACCCCGAGCCGAAGATGACAGTGTTTTCAGGTATGACCTCACAGGTGTTGACCTGGCAACAGGCGCCGATGATGCAACCAGAAGTTAGAATCATGTTCCTGCCCAGGTcagctggaggggggggggggtgatttaaTAACCAATCAACAGTTTAGATGGAAGGGTTCCCATAGTGATTTAATAACCAATCAACAGTTTAGATGATGGAAGGGTTCTCCTCATAGTGATTTAATAACCAATCAACAGTTTAGATGATGGAAGGGTTCCCATAGTGATGTAATAACCAATCAACAGTTTAGATGGAAGGGTTCCCATAGTGATTTAATAACCAATCAACAGTTTAGATGGAAGGGTTCTCCTCATAGTGATTTAATAACCAATCAACAGTTTAGATGATGGAAGGGTTCCCATAGTGATTTAATAACCAATCAACAGTTTAGATGATGGAAGGGTTCTCCTCATAGTGATTTAATAACCAATCAACAGTTTAGATGATGGAAGGGTTCCCATAGTGATTTAATAACCAATCAACAGTTTAGATGATGGAAGGGTTCTCCTCATAGTGATTTAATAACCAATCAACAGTTTAGATGATGGAAGGGTTCCCATAGTGATGTAATAACCAATCAACAGTTTAGATGGAAGGGTTCCCATAGTGATTTAATAACCAATCAACAGTTTAGATGGAAGGGTTCTCCTCATAGTGATTTAATAACCAATCAACAGTTTAGATGATGGAAGGGTTCCCATAGTGATTTAATAACCAATCAACAGTTTAGATGATGGAAGGGTTCTCCTCATAGTGATTTAATAACCAATCAACAGTTTAGATGATGGAAGGGTTCCCATAGTGATTTAATAACCAATCAACAGTTTAGATGATGGAAGGGTTCTCCTCATAGTGATTTAATAACCAATCAACAGTTTAGATGATGGAAGGGTTCCCATAGTGATGTAATAACCAATCAACAGTTTAGATGGAAGGGTTCCCATAGTGATTTAATAACCAATCAACAGTTTAGATGGAAGGGTTCTCCTCATAGTGATTTAATAACCAATCAACAGTTTAGATGATGGAAGGGTTCCCATAGTGATTTAATAACCAATCAACAGTTTAGATGATGGAAGGGTTCTCCTCATAGTGATTTAATAACCAATCAACAGTTTAGATGATGGAAGGGTTCCCATAGTGATTTAATAACCAATCAACAGTTTAGATGATGGAAGGGTTCTCCTCATAGTGATTTAATAACCAATCAACAGTTTAGATGATGGAAGGGTTCCCATAGTGATGTAATAACCAATCAACAGTTTAGATGGAAGGGTTCCCATAGTGATTTAATAACCAATCAACAGTTTAGATGGAAGGGTTCTCCTCATAGTGATTTAATAACCAATCAACAGTTTAGATGATGGAAGGGTTCTCCTCATAGTGATTTAATAACCAATCAACAGTTTAGATGATGGAAGGGTTCTCCTCATAGTGATTTAATAACCAATCAACAGTTTAGATGATGGAAGGGTTCCCATAGTGATTTAATAACCAATCAACAGTTTAGATGATGGAAGGGTTCTCCTCATAGTGATTTAATAACCAATCAACAGTTTAGATGGAAGGGTTCTCCTCATAGTGATTTAATAACCAATCAACAGTTTAGATGGAGGGGTTCCCATAGTGATTTAATAACCAATCAACAGTTTAGATGATGGAAGGGTTCTCCTCATAGTGATTTAATAACCAATCAACAGTTTAGATGATGGAAGGGTTCCCATAGTGATTTAATAACCAATCAACAGTTTAGATGGAAGGGTTCTCCTCATAGTGATTTAATAACCAATCAACAGTTTAGATGGAGGGGTTCCCATAGTGATTTAATAACCAATCAACAGTTTAGATGATGGAAGGGTTCTCCTCATAGTGATTTAATAACCAATCAACAGTTTAGATGGAAGGGTTCCCATAGTGATTTAATAACCAATCAACAGTTTAGATGATGGAAGGGTTCTCCTCATAGTGATTTAATAACCAATCAACAGTTTAGATGATGGAAGGGTTCCCATAGTGATTTAATAACCAATCAACAGTTTAGATGATGGAAGGGTTCCCATAGTGATTTAATAACCAATCAACAGACACACTCAGTCATTCAGAACGTTGGGAAGAAGATCGTCATTACTGAATTTGTGGCATTTGAACCTTTCTTACCTTTGGATTCTATGACATTGTTGTCCCCAATTTTCAAAGCTTGAGACACTGCAAGTATCATTGGTTAAGGAGAGTTTCATACTTTACCAACAAAATGACTTTCAGAGCAGCAATATACAGATATTAGACAGAGGTCAAACAGACAGAGGTCAAACAATAACACATACAGATATGTGATATTAGACAGAGGTCAAACAATAACACATACAGATATGTGATATTAGACAGAGGTCAAACAATAACACATACAGAAGTGTGATATTAGACAGAGGTCAAACAATAACACATACAGATATGTGATATTAGACAGAGGTCAAATGTCCAAATAGCTGTACCCTACAGGTCAGTGTACCCTACAGGTCAGTGTACCCTACAGGTCAGTGGCTATACCCTACAGGTCAGTGTACCCTACAGGTCAGTGTACCCTACAGGTCAGTGTACCCTATAGGTCAGTGTACCCTACAGGTCAGTGTACCCTATAGGTCAGTGTACCCTATAGGCCAGTGTACCCTACAGGTCAGTGTACCCTACAGGTCAGTGTACCCTATAGGTCAGTGGCTATACCCTACAGGTCAGTGGCTATACCCTACAGGTCAGTGGCTATACCCTACAGGTCAGTGGCTATACCCTACAGGTCAGTGTACCCTACAGGTCAGTGGCTATACCCTACAGGTCAGTGGCTATACCCTACAGGTCAGTGGCTATACCCTATAGGTCAGTGTACCCTACAGGTCAGTGGCTATACCCTACAGGTCAGTGGCTATACCCTACAGGTCAGTGGCTATACCCTACAGGTCAGTGTACCCTACAGGTCAGTGGCTATACCCTACAGGTCAGTGGCTATACCCTACAGGTCAGTGGCTATACC from Oncorhynchus masou masou isolate Uvic2021 chromosome 20, UVic_Omas_1.1, whole genome shotgun sequence includes these protein-coding regions:
- the LOC135507158 gene encoding dynactin subunit 6-like, whose product is MSDKQNAQKSAKIAAGAVVCVESEIRGEVTIGARTVVHPKARIIAEAGPIVIGEGNLIEEQALIINSYPENIGPDSEGVEPKTMTIGINNVFEVGCMSQALKIGDNNVIESKADLGRNMILTSGCIIGACCQVNTCEVIPENTVIFGSGCQRRVQTERPQPQTLQLDFLMKILPNYHHMKKTVKTTSAVTPAKN